A genomic segment from Chitinophagaceae bacterium encodes:
- a CDS encoding Rne/Rng family ribonuclease — protein sequence MTKELIINTAPQGVEIALLEDKKLVELHTEKADANFAVGDLYLGKVKKLIPGLNAAFIDVGFEKDAFLHYTDLSPYVRSILKFTHQAINDKSEKGFDFSEFKVEPEIIKTGKITEVLNGKPNILVQILKEPIAAKGPRLSCELSLPGRFVVVTPFNDIVAVSRKIHSSDERKRLQKIIEAIKPKNLGVIVRTAAEGKHTAELHEDLLALVDTWKSIQQNLKAAVPPAKILKEQGKTTSILRDLLNEDFNRIVVNDKGIFTDTKAYIQKIAPHKADIVSYFNNESPIFDNFGITKQVKAAFGKTVNLPSGAYIIIEHTEALHVIDVNSGYKSVSNNQEQNALETNLEAAEEIARQMRLRDLGGIIIVDFIDMKLPDNKKKLADAMDQFMKVDRAKHAVLPITKFGLMQITRQRMKPEMNINTSEVCPSCDGTGKISSTLILEDEIFKNLNYLIMQRHKGLTVVVHPIIYTYLTAGFPSRRLKWSWRFKQKIKIKANSANQLTEFKFFDDSDEEIKL from the coding sequence TTGACCAAGGAACTTATTATTAATACCGCTCCCCAGGGCGTTGAAATTGCCCTGCTGGAGGATAAAAAGCTGGTAGAGTTGCATACCGAAAAAGCGGATGCCAACTTTGCCGTGGGTGATTTATATCTAGGTAAAGTAAAAAAACTTATTCCCGGGCTTAATGCTGCATTTATTGATGTAGGCTTTGAAAAAGATGCCTTTCTCCATTATACCGACCTGAGCCCTTATGTTAGGTCTATTCTCAAATTTACCCATCAGGCTATAAACGATAAATCCGAAAAAGGTTTTGACTTTTCGGAATTTAAAGTAGAACCGGAAATTATTAAAACCGGTAAAATTACCGAAGTACTTAATGGTAAGCCCAATATACTGGTGCAAATTTTAAAAGAACCAATAGCTGCAAAAGGCCCAAGGTTAAGTTGCGAACTGAGCCTGCCAGGAAGATTTGTAGTAGTAACGCCATTTAATGATATTGTGGCCGTAAGCAGAAAAATACATAGCTCCGATGAGCGCAAAAGGCTGCAAAAAATTATTGAAGCCATTAAGCCCAAAAACCTGGGTGTAATTGTTCGTACTGCTGCCGAAGGCAAACATACCGCCGAATTACACGAAGATTTGCTGGCGCTTGTAGATACCTGGAAGTCTATTCAGCAAAACCTTAAGGCTGCAGTACCTCCTGCAAAAATTTTGAAAGAGCAAGGCAAAACCACCAGTATTTTGCGTGACCTTTTAAACGAAGATTTTAACCGCATTGTAGTAAATGATAAAGGTATTTTTACCGATACTAAAGCCTACATACAAAAAATTGCACCACATAAAGCCGATATTGTTTCTTACTTTAATAACGAATCTCCCATATTCGACAATTTTGGTATTACCAAGCAGGTAAAAGCCGCATTTGGCAAAACCGTAAACCTGCCAAGCGGCGCTTATATTATAATTGAGCATACCGAAGCCCTGCATGTAATAGATGTAAACAGCGGTTATAAAAGCGTAAGCAATAACCAGGAGCAAAATGCGCTGGAAACAAACCTAGAGGCTGCTGAAGAAATTGCACGGCAAATGAGGCTGCGTGACCTTGGCGGAATTATTATTGTGGACTTTATAGACATGAAGCTGCCCGATAATAAAAAGAAACTGGCCGATGCCATGGACCAGTTTATGAAAGTAGACAGGGCAAAACATGCCGTATTGCCCATTACCAAGTTTGGATTGATGCAAATTACCAGGCAGCGCATGAAGCCCGAAATGAACATTAACACCAGTGAAGTATGCCCAAGCTGCGATGGTACCGGTAAAATTTCCAGCACACTCATACTGGAAGATGAAATTTTTAAAAACCTCAATTACCTCATAATGCAGCGCCACAAAGGATTAACCGTAGTGGTGCACCCAATTATTTATACTTATCTCACTGCCGGTTTCCCCAGCCGCAGGTTAAAATGGAGCTGGCGCTTTAAACAAAAAATAAAAATTAAAGCCAACTCTGCCAACCAGCTTACCGAGTTTAAGTTTTTTGATGATAGTGACGAAGAAATAAAATTGTAA
- a CDS encoding pyridoxine 5'-phosphate synthase, which yields MTKLSININKLATLRNSRGHNNPDLIKAATDIQRFGADGITVHPRPDERHIRYADVVALKPIISTEFNIEGNPTEQKFIDLVLASKPTQVTLVPDATGQLTSNHGWNTIEQQHYLQEIIPVFKNAGIRVSVFVDPNVEMVTAAAKTGTDRIELYTEAYAKGYASGKKEAAIAPYIAAAKKANELGLGINAGHDLDLQNLKYFSKNIPGLLEVSIGHALICDAIYLGLENTVQLYKRLIKS from the coding sequence ATGACAAAGCTCTCTATAAACATAAACAAATTAGCTACCCTGCGCAACAGCCGAGGACACAATAACCCAGATCTTATTAAAGCAGCAACTGATATCCAGAGATTTGGCGCCGATGGCATCACCGTACATCCACGACCCGATGAAAGGCATATCCGATACGCCGATGTTGTTGCTCTTAAACCAATAATTTCTACCGAGTTTAATATTGAAGGCAATCCAACTGAACAGAAATTTATAGACTTGGTTTTGGCCAGCAAACCTACACAGGTTACACTGGTACCAGATGCTACCGGGCAACTCACCAGTAACCACGGCTGGAACACAATTGAACAGCAGCACTATTTACAAGAAATAATCCCCGTTTTTAAAAATGCTGGTATAAGGGTTTCTGTTTTTGTTGACCCAAATGTGGAAATGGTAACCGCAGCCGCCAAAACCGGCACCGACCGCATAGAACTATATACAGAAGCTTATGCCAAAGGATATGCATCAGGCAAAAAAGAAGCTGCCATTGCTCCCTATATTGCCGCTGCAAAAAAAGCCAACGAACTCGGGCTGGGCATAAATGCAGGCCATGATTTGGATTTACAAAACCTAAAATACTTTTCAAAAAATATTCCTGGTTTATTGGAGGTTTCCATTGGCCATGCATTAATATGCGATGCCATTTACCTGGGTCTAGAAAATACCGTTCAGCTTTATAAACGGCTTATAAAAAGTTAA
- a CDS encoding integration host factor subunit beta has protein sequence MRKADLIGKISEKTGIPKVDVLVTLETMFKEVKATLANGENLYIRGFGSFIIKKRAAKIGRNIKKNIAVSIPEHFIPAFKPAKEFVQEVKTSPNIKEAPPVKEEGED, from the coding sequence ATGCGAAAAGCAGATCTCATTGGCAAAATTTCTGAGAAAACCGGTATTCCCAAAGTGGATGTACTGGTTACATTAGAAACCATGTTTAAAGAAGTGAAAGCCACCCTCGCTAATGGTGAAAACCTTTACATACGTGGGTTTGGCAGTTTCATCATTAAAAAGAGAGCTGCTAAAATAGGAAGAAATATCAAAAAAAATATTGCAGTGTCCATTCCCGAACACTTTATTCCTGCTTTTAAACCGGCAAAGGAATTTGTGCAGGAAGTTAAAACTTCTCCTAATATTAAAGAAGCTCCACCTGTAAAAGAAGAAGGCGAGGATTAA
- the gldE gene encoding gliding motility-associated protein GldE translates to MDYHSAVIAFPQIYFLALNTAAVTVLIFAAVLLLFLSFITAGSEIAFFSLTNKDINILKTRQQPSYRRIVNLLEQPKTLLAGMLISNALVNIAFILIANMLVDNWLPVNDRGGYQWPGWLVFTSKLFLVTLFIVLFAEVIPKVWASHHKVWFASTSSLIIEIFNSLFYGLSKKLVRLNDRIEKKMSPESDAKMDETNIDYAIDLLPEHEATSKEKQILKGIYKFGNTSVKQIMRTRMDVSGISYSCSFEEVKLKVEELHYSRLPVYKNNLDEISGMIHTKDLLPHLNEPQDFVWQDLMRTPYFVHEQKFIEDLLQEFRSKRVHFAIVVDEFGGTSGIVTLEDIMEEIIGDINDEFDDIESINKKIDDFNYIFEGRKMINDACKSMGLAPDTFDTIRGDSDSVAGLVLEIAGEFPAVNQKFTAGDFTFIPLSISKNRIDKVQITIRKKEVE, encoded by the coding sequence TTGGATTATCATTCGGCAGTTATAGCTTTCCCCCAAATTTATTTCCTGGCTTTAAATACAGCTGCGGTAACTGTACTCATCTTTGCTGCAGTGCTGTTGCTTTTTCTATCATTTATTACCGCAGGAAGCGAAATAGCTTTTTTTTCCCTTACCAATAAAGATATTAATATTTTAAAAACCCGTCAACAACCTTCCTATCGCCGTATTGTAAACCTTTTGGAGCAGCCTAAAACCCTGCTGGCAGGTATGCTCATTTCCAATGCCCTGGTAAATATTGCTTTTATTTTAATTGCCAATATGCTGGTAGACAACTGGCTGCCTGTAAACGATAGAGGCGGTTACCAATGGCCCGGATGGCTGGTTTTTACAAGCAAGTTATTTTTAGTTACCCTGTTTATTGTGCTTTTTGCAGAAGTGATCCCTAAAGTTTGGGCATCGCACCACAAAGTATGGTTTGCCAGCACATCCTCCTTAATCATTGAAATTTTCAATAGCCTTTTTTATGGCTTGAGTAAAAAACTGGTAAGGTTGAATGATAGGATAGAAAAAAAAATGTCCCCTGAATCGGATGCCAAAATGGATGAAACCAATATTGATTATGCCATTGACCTGCTGCCAGAACATGAAGCCACTAGTAAAGAAAAACAAATATTAAAAGGCATTTACAAATTTGGCAATACCTCGGTAAAACAAATAATGCGTACCCGAATGGATGTAAGCGGCATTTCTTATAGCTGCAGTTTTGAAGAAGTAAAATTGAAAGTGGAAGAATTACATTATTCCCGCCTGCCGGTATATAAAAATAATTTGGATGAAATATCCGGCATGATCCATACTAAAGATTTGCTACCACACTTAAATGAACCGCAGGATTTTGTATGGCAGGATTTAATGCGTACACCCTATTTTGTACATGAGCAAAAATTTATTGAAGACCTGCTGCAGGAATTTCGCAGCAAAAGGGTGCATTTTGCTATAGTGGTAGATGAATTTGGTGGCACTTCGGGCATTGTAACGCTTGAAGATATTATGGAAGAAATTATTGGCGATATTAATGATGAGTTTGACGATATTGAAAGTATAAATAAAAAAATTGATGACTTTAATTACATTTTTGAAGGTAGAAAGATGATTAATGATGCCTGCAAATCCATGGGACTTGCACCCGATACTTTTGATACAATTAGGGGCGACAGCGATTCGGTAGCCGGGCTGGTGCTGGAAATTGCCGGGGAATTTCCAGCAGTTAACCAAAAATTCACTGCAGGTGATTTTACCTTTATCCCGCTTTCAATCAGCAAAAACAGGATCGATAAAGTTCAAATTACCATTCGTAAAAAAGAAGTAGAATAA
- the ssb gene encoding single-stranded DNA-binding protein, which translates to MRGVNRVMLIGNLGKDPDIQILEGNIAVAKFSLATTETYKDRSGKLISQTEWHTVVLWRGLADLAQKYLHRGSLVYIEGRLKTRSWEDKEGNKKFATEIVGDNLIMLDKRSDGGDVHDATHGEELPPPAIEGNDERLPF; encoded by the coding sequence ATGAGAGGGGTAAACAGGGTAATGTTAATAGGCAATTTAGGAAAAGACCCGGATATACAAATCCTGGAAGGCAATATTGCCGTGGCAAAATTTTCTTTGGCAACAACAGAAACATATAAAGACAGGAGTGGCAAATTAATATCACAAACAGAATGGCATACCGTGGTGTTATGGCGTGGGCTTGCAGATCTGGCACAAAAATATTTGCACAGGGGCAGCCTGGTATATATAGAAGGGCGCTTAAAAACCCGTAGCTGGGAAGATAAAGAAGGCAACAAAAAATTTGCTACCGAAATAGTTGGCGACAACCTGATAATGCTGGATAAAAGAAGTGATGGCGGAGATGTACATGATGCAACTCATGGTGAAGAGTTGCCTCCTCCGGCTATCGAAGGCAATGATGAAAGGCTCCCATTTTAA
- a CDS encoding tungsten formylmethanofuran dehydrogenase, translating to MCTAKAMAETYEANRQICKYVHSTSRGHEAIQLATAFHLLPCDYVSPYYRDESLMLGLGFEPFTLMLQLLAKGNDIFTGGREYYNHPNYKKEDKPTIIHQSSATGMQAIPTTGIAQGLKFLAQTNNTLLKKGPGGEMPVVICSLGDASVTEGEVSEAFQFAALHQLPIIYLVQDNDWGISVTGSEARTTTAFEFIEGFKGIERVTVDGSNFEESFNVMQQTIAAVRKNRKPWLVHAKVPLLGHHTSGVRKETYRSNEDLQKHFANDPVEKLKNQLLQSGINAEELEKIEEGTKLSVQEAFEKTVASPEPDAATVSEHIFAETAIIEEKGERSPAANKKIVMVDAALFAIREIMEDHPEALLYGQDVGRRLGGVFREAATLAEQFGDNRVFNTAIQEAYIIGSTVGMSAVGLKPIVEVQFADYIYPGLNQLVTEISKSCYLSCGKFPVQTLIRVPIGAYGGGGPYHSGSVESTLLTFKGIKVVYPSNAADMKGLLKAAFYDPNPVVMLEHKGLYWSKVAGTEEAMQIEPSRDYIVPLGKANIALTAAEEKIANGESCCIITYGMGVFWARVAAKNFNQSIEVIDLRTLFPLDEELVFTRVKKHGKCLILTEEQQNNSFAEALAGRVSKACFQQLDAPVEVLGALNLPAVPMNLILENAMLPNAEKVTEKIKDLLKY from the coding sequence ATGTGCACGGCCAAAGCAATGGCAGAAACTTATGAAGCCAACAGGCAAATATGCAAATATGTACACAGCACTAGCCGTGGCCACGAAGCCATTCAGCTTGCTACAGCATTTCATTTATTGCCTTGCGATTATGTAAGCCCTTATTACCGGGATGAAAGCTTAATGCTTGGCCTGGGTTTTGAACCGTTTACTTTAATGCTACAGTTGCTGGCTAAAGGCAACGATATTTTTACTGGAGGCAGGGAATATTACAACCATCCCAATTATAAAAAAGAAGACAAGCCAACCATCATCCACCAAAGCAGCGCAACCGGTATGCAGGCTATACCTACAACAGGCATTGCACAGGGATTAAAATTTTTAGCCCAAACAAATAATACATTATTAAAAAAAGGACCGGGAGGAGAAATGCCAGTAGTTATTTGTTCGCTGGGCGATGCCTCTGTTACCGAAGGAGAAGTAAGTGAAGCTTTTCAATTTGCTGCATTGCACCAGTTGCCCATAATTTATTTGGTACAGGACAATGATTGGGGAATTAGCGTTACCGGCTCGGAAGCAAGAACAACAACAGCATTTGAATTTATTGAAGGATTTAAAGGAATAGAAAGGGTAACTGTAGATGGCAGTAATTTTGAAGAGAGCTTTAATGTAATGCAGCAAACCATTGCAGCGGTAAGAAAAAACAGGAAGCCCTGGCTTGTGCATGCAAAAGTTCCCTTACTGGGCCACCATACCAGCGGTGTGAGAAAAGAAACCTATCGCAGCAATGAAGATTTGCAAAAACATTTTGCCAACGACCCTGTAGAAAAATTAAAAAACCAATTGCTTCAATCGGGCATTAATGCCGAAGAGTTAGAGAAAATTGAAGAAGGAACCAAATTATCTGTACAAGAAGCATTTGAAAAAACAGTTGCTTCACCCGAACCGGATGCGGCAACAGTTTCAGAACATATTTTTGCCGAAACAGCAATTATAGAAGAAAAAGGGGAACGCTCACCGGCAGCCAATAAAAAAATTGTAATGGTAGATGCTGCGTTGTTTGCTATAAGGGAAATAATGGAAGATCATCCTGAAGCGCTGCTTTATGGGCAGGATGTAGGCAGGAGGCTTGGCGGCGTATTTAGAGAAGCAGCAACGCTTGCCGAACAATTTGGAGATAACCGTGTTTTTAATACTGCTATACAGGAAGCATATATCATTGGTTCCACTGTGGGTATGAGTGCTGTGGGGTTAAAGCCCATTGTAGAAGTGCAGTTTGCCGATTATATTTATCCCGGCCTCAACCAACTGGTTACCGAAATTTCAAAAAGTTGTTATTTGAGTTGCGGCAAATTTCCGGTTCAAACTTTAATAAGGGTGCCTATTGGCGCTTACGGCGGCGGTGGGCCTTATCACAGTGGTAGTGTAGAAAGTACATTGCTTACTTTTAAAGGAATTAAAGTGGTTTACCCCAGCAATGCAGCCGATATGAAAGGTTTATTAAAGGCTGCATTTTACGACCCAAACCCGGTTGTAATGCTTGAGCATAAAGGCCTGTATTGGAGCAAAGTTGCCGGCACAGAGGAAGCCATGCAAATAGAACCTTCCCGTGATTACATCGTGCCATTGGGCAAAGCCAATATTGCGTTAACTGCCGCCGAAGAAAAAATAGCAAATGGCGAAAGCTGTTGTATCATTACATATGGCATGGGTGTTTTTTGGGCCAGGGTAGCAGCTAAAAATTTCAATCAATCTATTGAAGTTATTGATTTGCGTACCCTTTTTCCTTTGGATGAAGAGCTGGTATTTACCCGGGTAAAAAAACATGGCAAATGCCTTATACTTACCGAAGAACAACAAAATAATTCTTTTGCCGAAGCGCTTGCAGGCAGGGTTTCCAAAGCATGTTTTCAACAATTAGATGCACCGGTTGAGGTATTAGGCGCTTTAAACCTGCCTGCTGTACCCATGAATTTGATTTTAGAAAATGCCATGCTTCCCAATGCAGAAAAGGTAACTGAAAAAATAAAAGATTTGTTGAAATACTGA
- a CDS encoding tetratricopeptide repeat protein, translating to MKKQVLVAAVAMALVAFLFIAGKTSIGKKNTDTGAKKAKQTFNIQLVIKDLAAKLDPQKIEYLAKLENSVKRGDVKTQQIEAFEQLANFWKDSVSAFEPYAFYISEAAQLDNSEKKLTFAAQLFLGRLRQEHDTEKLGWQTQQAILLFNKALQLNPANADLKIGLGSAYVFGSQSGDAQQTMQGIQQLLSVVREDSNNMKAQFVLGVGSAVSGQYNKAIERFTKVVTAEPTNVEAIAFLADTYAATGNKNEAVKWYNVSKKLVNNSSYSKEVDKRIELLNTR from the coding sequence GTGAAAAAACAAGTTTTAGTAGCTGCGGTTGCTATGGCATTAGTGGCTTTTTTATTTATTGCAGGCAAAACAAGTATCGGCAAAAAGAATACGGATACAGGAGCAAAAAAAGCAAAACAAACATTTAACATTCAATTAGTTATTAAAGATTTAGCCGCCAAATTAGATCCTCAAAAAATTGAATATCTCGCCAAATTGGAAAATAGTGTAAAGCGGGGAGATGTAAAAACACAGCAAATTGAAGCTTTTGAACAATTGGCCAATTTTTGGAAAGACAGCGTTTCGGCTTTTGAACCCTATGCATTTTATATTTCCGAAGCTGCCCAGTTGGATAATTCAGAAAAAAAGCTCACCTTTGCTGCCCAATTATTTTTAGGGCGCCTAAGGCAGGAGCACGATACAGAAAAGTTGGGATGGCAAACACAACAGGCAATTCTACTGTTTAATAAGGCGTTACAACTTAATCCTGCAAATGCAGATTTAAAAATTGGTTTAGGAAGCGCTTATGTATTTGGCAGCCAGTCTGGCGATGCTCAACAAACCATGCAGGGCATACAGCAGTTGCTGAGCGTAGTGAGGGAAGACAGTAACAATATGAAAGCTCAATTTGTACTGGGTGTGGGAAGTGCGGTTTCGGGCCAATACAATAAAGCCATTGAACGGTTTACAAAAGTGGTAACTGCTGAACCCACTAACGTAGAAGCCATTGCCTTTTTAGCAGATACCTATGCTGCAACAGGTAATAAAAATGAAGCGGTTAAATGGTATAATGTAAGTAAAAAACTGGTTAATAACAGTTCTTACAGCAAAGAGGTAGATAAGCGCATAGAATTGCTGAATACCCGGTAA
- a CDS encoding TatD family hydrolase codes for MIINIHSNQKINGNTFAIQHRHNFFDALPKTYYSAGLLPENITEVWPTHFTLLEAALSSNLALAISGCGLNKNCVVNWQLQQQAFSAQVKLANKFKKPLLVNADLASDELILLIRENQNTQTVIFYTSNTAWPMAEKLLAAGYWLSFNKNLRNTKTQEVFLQTPLNRIFFFSDDAAVPVEELYQLAAEIKALALNEIILQLELNFKKVFKIPVP; via the coding sequence GTGATTATTAATATCCATAGCAATCAAAAAATAAACGGTAACACATTTGCTATACAACACCGGCACAACTTTTTTGATGCCTTACCAAAAACTTATTATTCTGCCGGCCTGTTACCTGAAAATATTACCGAAGTATGGCCCACACATTTTACTTTATTAGAAGCTGCGCTTTCCAGCAACCTTGCCCTGGCCATTAGTGGTTGCGGATTAAATAAAAACTGTGTAGTAAACTGGCAGCTACAGCAGCAGGCATTCAGCGCCCAGGTGAAACTAGCCAATAAATTTAAAAAGCCTTTGCTGGTAAATGCAGATCTGGCATCAGATGAACTTATACTTTTAATCAGGGAAAATCAAAATACCCAAACGGTTATTTTTTATACCAGCAACACGGCCTGGCCCATGGCTGAAAAATTATTGGCCGCCGGTTATTGGTTGTCATTTAATAAAAATTTAAGAAATACAAAAACGCAGGAAGTATTTTTACAAACGCCCCTTAACCGTATTTTTTTCTTTTCTGATGATGCGGCAGTGCCGGTGGAAGAGCTTTATCAACTGGCCGCCGAAATAAAAGCATTGGCCCTAAACGAAATAATTTTGCAATTAGAATTAAACTTTAAAAAAGTTTTCAAAATTCCTGTTCCATAA
- a CDS encoding ABC transporter ATP-binding protein, which produces MLTAKNIEKFYGSLHVLKGASIQVNKGEIVCIVGSSGAGKSTLLHILGTLDTPDKGEITLAGNRTDKLSGNALSAYRNRHIGFIFQFHHLLPEFTALENVCIPAWICGANKKDTIERATQLLTHLGLQDRLKNKPNELSGGEQQRVAVCRALINKPDIIMADEPTGNLDSANARELHHLFIKLSREYQQTFLIVTHNEDLAKMSDRIVHMKDGKISDNNFELT; this is translated from the coding sequence GTGTTAACGGCAAAAAATATAGAAAAATTTTACGGTAGCCTTCATGTGCTTAAGGGTGCAAGTATCCAGGTAAATAAAGGCGAAATTGTGTGTATTGTTGGTTCTTCGGGTGCAGGTAAAAGTACTTTGCTTCATATTTTAGGCACTTTGGATACCCCTGATAAAGGTGAAATTACTTTAGCCGGTAACCGTACGGATAAATTATCGGGTAATGCACTTTCTGCATATCGCAACCGGCATATAGGTTTTATTTTCCAGTTTCATCACCTGTTGCCGGAGTTTACAGCTTTGGAAAATGTGTGCATCCCTGCCTGGATTTGCGGTGCCAATAAAAAAGATACGATTGAAAGGGCAACACAGCTTTTAACCCATTTGGGGTTGCAGGACAGGCTAAAGAACAAGCCCAATGAATTGAGTGGCGGGGAACAGCAACGGGTAGCAGTATGCCGTGCATTAATTAACAAGCCCGATATTATTATGGCCGATGAACCCACCGGCAACCTGGATAGCGCAAATGCCCGTGAATTGCATCATTTATTTATTAAACTGAGCAGGGAATACCAGCAAACCTTTTTAATTGTAACCCACAACGAAGATTTAGCTAAAATGAGCGACAGGATCGTACACATGAAAGACGGTAAAATATCGGATAATAATTTTGAACTAACCTAA
- the mutY gene encoding A/G-specific adenine glycosylase has product MLVNNKPNKQYFSQKIVEWHKKHNKRPMPWKGEKDPYKIWLSEIILQQTRVLQGLAYYNRFVTKYPTVMHLAKAKDEEVYKLWEGLGYYSRCKNLLATARIITENGGMFPQKYNDVLALKGVGTYTAAAIVSFAYNQPYAVVDGNVNRILARCFGITIAIDSTKGKKTIATLANELLDKKQPGKFNQAMMDFGATICKPRQPLCNECILQANCFAFKHNQTSLLPKKEKKITIKKRWMHYLLAEYKNSWLIRKRDAKDIWQNLYEFILIETSDNLSKKQFLAHKQIKKFTEENFSLLHLSKEISQRLTHQQISGRFMHIILTKKISPEGYKWVLKEDIKNKAFTGFINKYLNTIKKL; this is encoded by the coding sequence ATGCTTGTCAATAATAAACCGAATAAACAATATTTCAGCCAAAAAATTGTGGAGTGGCATAAAAAGCACAACAAGCGGCCAATGCCCTGGAAAGGGGAAAAAGACCCCTATAAAATATGGTTAAGCGAAATAATACTGCAACAAACAAGGGTGCTGCAAGGCTTGGCCTATTACAACCGCTTTGTAACCAAATACCCTACAGTAATGCATTTGGCAAAGGCCAAAGATGAAGAAGTTTACAAACTTTGGGAAGGCCTCGGTTATTATTCTCGCTGCAAAAATTTACTGGCTACTGCAAGGATAATTACTGAAAACGGCGGCATGTTTCCTCAAAAATATAATGATGTACTTGCACTAAAAGGAGTGGGTACCTATACGGCTGCTGCCATTGTTTCGTTTGCCTATAACCAACCTTATGCGGTGGTTGATGGAAATGTAAACAGGATTTTAGCCCGCTGTTTTGGGATTACCATTGCTATTGATAGCACCAAAGGGAAAAAAACAATTGCAACTCTGGCAAATGAATTACTCGATAAAAAGCAGCCGGGTAAATTCAACCAGGCCATGATGGATTTTGGCGCAACTATTTGCAAACCCCGGCAACCACTTTGTAATGAGTGTATCTTACAAGCCAATTGCTTTGCTTTTAAGCACAACCAAACTAGTTTACTGCCAAAAAAAGAAAAGAAAATTACTATTAAAAAAAGATGGATGCATTACCTGCTTGCAGAATATAAAAATAGTTGGCTTATACGAAAAAGGGATGCAAAGGATATTTGGCAAAATTTATATGAATTTATATTAATTGAAACTTCCGATAATCTCTCTAAAAAACAGTTTTTAGCCCATAAACAAATAAAAAAATTTACGGAGGAAAATTTCAGCTTGTTACATTTATCTAAAGAAATTTCGCAGCGCTTAACCCATCAGCAAATTTCGGGCAGGTTTATGCATATAATACTTACTAAAAAAATTTCACCCGAAGGTTATAAGTGGGTACTTAAAGAAGATATTAAAAACAAAGCATTTACCGGTTTTATAAATAAGTACCTTAATACTATAAAAAAGCTGTAA